One window from the genome of Calliopsis andreniformis isolate RMS-2024a chromosome 12, iyCalAndr_principal, whole genome shotgun sequence encodes:
- the Nw gene encoding narrow isoform X2, whose protein sequence is MKIVLLLLAAAAFASAQRITTIQLDGVQYFVSRMNPYSPELNYFLAYQYCRSLGLQLASFETKEKADTMTQYLKNAGYVKYDFWTSGNKLGTDMFLWMSTGLPFNATFDYMLRRPGNRPADVPPGTEPQRVARESGDSGSADGCVAMVAPTLAWEAADCTLVKDFICEQTRCYYYNYGSIPVSATQG, encoded by the exons ATGAAGATCGTTCTGCTGCTGCTCGCCGCCGCGGCCTTCGCCTCAG CTCAAAGGATCACAACGATCCAGCTAGACGGCGTGCAGTACTTCGTGTCAAGGATGAACCCGTACAGTCCTGAACTGAACTACTTCCTGGCCTATCAATACTGTCGTTCCCTGGGTCTCCAATTGGCCTCTTTCGAGACAAAGGAAAAAGCCGACACGATGACGCAGTACTTGAAGAACGCTGGCTACGTCAAGTACGATTTCTGGACATCGGGCAACAAGTTGGGCACGGACATGTTCCTCTGGATGAGCACGGGTCTCCCCTTCAACGCCACCTTCGACTACATGTTGAGGCGACCTGGCAATAGACCCGCTGACGTTCCACCCGGCACTGAACCTCAACGAGTAGCGCGCGAAAG CGGCGACAGCGGCAGCGCGGACGGATGCGTCGCGATGGTTGCGCCCACGCTAGCCTGGGAGGCGGCAGACTGCACCCTGGTTAAGGACTTCATCTGCGAGCAAACAAGATGCTACTACTACAACTACGGCAGCATTCCAGTCTCTGCGACTCAGGGGTAA
- the Nw gene encoding narrow isoform X1, producing MKIVLLLLAAAAFASAQRITTIQLDGVQYFVSRMNPYSPELNYFLAYQYCRSLGLQLASFETKEKADTMTQYLKNAGYVKYDFWTSGNKLGTDMFLWMSTGLPFNATFDYMLRRPGNRPADVPPGTEPQRVARESGDSGSADGCVAMVAPTLAWEAADCTLVKDFICEQTRCYYYNYGSIPVSATQGNRRPYITTTTAPASDDPIDDHEESNVNQSIDEKQESSDNIEEKATPEEEESSVNEKLPEDPVVSRLITTAVPASDKQQPSLPASTSLPTVIEDHEATSSLDNTRPDHLPDITSLFTDSPAPQARKDNVFEGLQTRQIHRSSLRSTSDMKVEHRESQDYEVPAETESPNNGLEDAHTVGPYDSVYQDYFMNDQPEAGESSMMKDQDDDSSTILPEAEPAYRYNIKVRTNGKVLDPPSK from the exons ATGAAGATCGTTCTGCTGCTGCTCGCCGCCGCGGCCTTCGCCTCAG CTCAAAGGATCACAACGATCCAGCTAGACGGCGTGCAGTACTTCGTGTCAAGGATGAACCCGTACAGTCCTGAACTGAACTACTTCCTGGCCTATCAATACTGTCGTTCCCTGGGTCTCCAATTGGCCTCTTTCGAGACAAAGGAAAAAGCCGACACGATGACGCAGTACTTGAAGAACGCTGGCTACGTCAAGTACGATTTCTGGACATCGGGCAACAAGTTGGGCACGGACATGTTCCTCTGGATGAGCACGGGTCTCCCCTTCAACGCCACCTTCGACTACATGTTGAGGCGACCTGGCAATAGACCCGCTGACGTTCCACCCGGCACTGAACCTCAACGAGTAGCGCGCGAAAG CGGCGACAGCGGCAGCGCGGACGGATGCGTCGCGATGGTTGCGCCCACGCTAGCCTGGGAGGCGGCAGACTGCACCCTGGTTAAGGACTTCATCTGCGAGCAAACAAGATGCTACTACTACAACTACGGCAGCATTCCAGTCTCTGCGACTCAGGG AAATCGCAGACCCTATATAACAACCACCACGGCGCCAGCCAGCGACGACCCGATCGACGACCACGAGGAAAGCAACGTCAACCAGAGCATCGACGAGAAACAGGAGAGCAGCGACAACATCGAGGAGAAGGCAACACCCGAAGAGGAAGAGAGCTCCGTGAACGAGAAATTACCTGAAGACCCGGTCGTCAGCAGGCTGATTACCACGGCCGTTCCCGCGTCTGACAAGCAGCAACCATCGCTACCAGCGTCGACGTCCTTGCCCACTGTCATCGAGGACCACGAGGCAACGTCGAGCCTGGACAACACGAGGCCCGACCACCTTCCAGACATCACCAGCCTCTTCACCGACAGTCCAGCGCCGCAGGCCAGAAAAGACAACGTGTTCGAGGGCCTGCAGACTCGACAGATCCATCGATCCTCCCTTCGCTCCACCTCCGACATGAAGGTCGAGCACAGAGAGTCGCAGGACTACGAAGTCCCAGCGGAGACCGAGTCgcctaacaacggcctagaagaCGCTCACACGGTTGGACCTTACGACAGCGTGTACCAGGACTACTTCATGAACGACCAACCAGAGGCGGGCGAGTCGTCGATGATGAAGGATCAGGACGACGACAGCAGCACGATCCTGCCAGAGGCGGAACCGGCCTACAGGTACAACATAAAAGTGCGCACCAACGGCAAAGTATTAGATCCTCCGTCCAAGTAA